The genomic DNA TCCCCATTACACCAACCGCATCCCCATTACACCAACCGCATCCCCATTACACCAACCGCATCCCCATTACACCAACCGCATCCCCATTACACCAACCGCATCCCCATTACGCCAACCGCATCCCCATTACACCAACTGCATCCCCATTACACCAACCGCATCCCCATTACACCAACCGCATCCCCATTACACCAACCGCATCCCCATCACACCAACCGCATCCCCATTACACCAACCGCATCCCCATTACACCAACCGCATCCCCATTACACCAACCGCATCCCCATTACACCAACCGCATCCCCATTACACCAACCGCATCCCCATCACACCAACTGCATCCCCATCACACCAACCGCATCCCCATTACACCAACCGCATCCCCATTACACCAACCGCATCCCCATTACACCAACCGCATCCCCATTACACCAACCGCATCCCCATTACACCAACCGCATCCCCATTACACCAACCGCATCCCCATTACGCCAACCGCATCCCCATTACACCAACCGCATCCCCATTACACCAACCGCATCCCCATTACACCAACCGCATCCCCATTACACCAACCGCATCCCCATTACACCAACCGCATCCCCATTACACCAACCGCATCCCCATTACACCAACCGCATCCCCATCACACCAACCGCATCCCCATTACACCAACTGCATCCCCATTACACCAACTGCATCCCCATTACACCAACCGCATCCCCATTACACCAACCGCATCCCCATTACACCAACCGCATCCCCATTACACCAACCGCATCCCCATCACACCAACCGCATCCCCATTACACCAACCGCATCCCCATTACACCAACCGCATCCCCATTACACCAACCGCATCCCCATTACACCAACCGCATCCCCATTACACCAACCGCATCCCCATCACACCAACTGCATCCCCATCACACCAACCGCATCCCCATTACACCAACCGCATCCCCATTACACCAACCGCATCCCCATTACACCAACCGCATCCCCATTACACCAACCGCATCCCCATTACACCAACCGCATCCCCATTACACCAACCGCATCCCCATTACGCCAACCGCATCCCCATTACACCAACCGCATCCCCATTACACCAACCGCATCCCCATTACACCAACCGCATCCCCATTACACCAACCGCATCCCCATCACACCAACCGCATCCCCATTACACCAACCGCATCCCCATTACACCAACCGCATCCCCATTACACCAACCGCATCCCCATTACACCAACCGCATCCCCATTACACCAACCGCATCCCCATTACACCAACCGCATCCCCATTACACCAACCGCATCCCCATCACACCAACCGCATCCCCATTACACCAACTGCATCCCCATTACACCAACCGCATCCCCATTACACCAACCGCATCCCCATTACACCAACCGCATCCCCATTACACCAACTGCATCCCCATTACACCAACTGCATCCCCATTACACCAACCGCATCCCCATTACACCAACCGCATCCCCATTACACCAACCGCATCCCCATTACACCAACCGCATCCCCATCACACCAACCGCATCCCCATTACACCAACTGCATCCCCATTACACCAACCGCATCCCCATTACACCAACCGCATCCCCATTACACCAACTGCATCCCCATTACACCAACCGCATCCCCATTACACCAACCGCATCCCCATTACACCAACCGCATCCCCATCACAcctctccctttccttttccTGTGCCCTATGGAACGCACAATCTGTGTTCAACATACTCACAGTAATACATGACCGGTTCATTTCCAACTCTCTCTACCTTCCAGCCATTACAGACACCTTGCTCACCCCCTTGCTATGGGGTTTCCCTCAGCCACACACCCAGACCAGGGAATTGACAGGGCAGAGGAATTGCCATATTACATTCCACTGCACATTTCATGCCATACCCCCATTACCCACCTCTGTTTCACATCCTTCAAAGTCCATGGtgtccctctctttcctcccctggACCTGCATCTCAATTTCTTGACAACTGTTGCTGGTTGGCTCCCTCACTTCCTCTATTCTGACACACCTACTGTCATACTGGGAGACTTTAATATACCTCTCTTGACATGGTTTTCTCCCACTCCTGCTCTCTCTAACTCCTCTAACATGCCCTTTACTTTCTCTGATCCTCCCCTCCTAACCTTTAACTTCACTCTACCCTATGTACCCTCCACAAACCTACTTCTACAAGCACATACATGCCCTACACCCCCTCCAATTTTCAACATCTCTACAACCTATTCTCCAACCTGAGCCACAAGCTATCCTACAATGAACAGCCAACATAGCTTATTTTTTCAACATTGTTCTTCATTCCTCTATATTGTAATCTCTCACGAGTAAGGCCCTCATGACCTCTTtgtctgtgcatgtttgtcctcacgtGTATGTGGCTGTTTatttaatatacataactctgtaccccattgtaccatgCTGCAGAATGttttggcgctttacaaataaatgataataataataatataaagttGAAGACCTCAGATTTTTCATCATCTAGTAGTTGTGTTCCTATCCGAGTATCTGTCTTCAATACTGTACCTTATGTATCTTACTTGTCTTACCTTTTATGCCTTGTCTGTGTGAAACTGTTGTACCTTATATCTCTTTGCTTATAAGACTTTGCCCAGTGTCCCAGAGCATGCCTTGACGCAGACTTATTGTCTCTCACAGTGCCCAATAGTTATTAAGCAATTTCATTCCAATAGTAAAGGAGAAGGGGAAAGTAGggtcaggcttgggaggaagtactgTATGAGGAGTTCATGTATTTGAGTCAGCGGAGGGTCATCCGGGATGATATGACGGAGAGACAATCAAAGACTTTGGTCTGGACACCAGTTGTGGGgttaggggttgaaaagtaaatttttgtgtcatcagcatagaggtaatatttGAACTCAAGAGATGAGATCAGGTTGCCCTAAAAGAACATgtatagagaaaagagaagacCTCTGGCAAACGGCCACAGAGATCGACAAAGGAAGAGGCTATGTGGCGAACAAGACACTTGAAACAATAGGAGAAGTAAAAGAAAATACAGGCTAAAGctttgttacatacagtataccaaGAGTGTGGAGACTGTGAAGAAGAAGAGAATGGTTCACAGTATCAAAAGTTGCAGAGAGGCCGACTAATATAAGCAGGATATAATGACCTTGGTCTTTGGTAGCATTAAGGTCATTAGTGAGCAGGGCGGAATTCCCATTATAGAGGGTCTCGGAGAAAATAGACGTTAaggaaatggagcaagcgagagaatacatgTCGTTGAAGGAATTTAGAGTCAAAGactggagggagacagggtgatagTTAAAGATAGGTAGGGTGAAACATGCTATTTTTGTTTATAGCACACAGGGATCTGCAGCTAGGTGAGGAGCTGCAGAATGAACTCTGCTCAAACACTGGGAGGGAAAGGTTACCAAACAGTGGATTggggggtggtgctcacagggaatggaATAATGGGTAAGTGAAAAGAAAGAGAGAATCCCTTTTGTATGGCACTAGAGAGGttgcaccctaattaaaacttgtattttattgtaaattgattaaaataaactgtttggAGAAAACCACAtacacaaaacaaacaaacaaaaaatattaaaagacggagaggtgtggaAGGGTGTTTAATAGAGGTATTTATAATATATACCTCCTAATTAAACCTTAATGAACCCTATGATCTTGATGGTCTCTTATCAAATAACCCTTTGAAATAGTGGGGTATAAGCAGTTAGATGCAGACTTGTCTGCTGTGTGCAAAATAAGGCTGCTCTTAGTAATGGCTGAAGTGAAACAGTCATAGGCACCTTAGGCATAACAGAGCTGCATTTAACTGTCTAATTGGTTAGTACATACCGAATATAGATAAATGAGAGACTAACCCTAGcgtctgagtgctcttgctgcccacgaacgcagtctacgaagcacccaGACAAAGTGGAGCCCACACCTCActgatgagccgacgtcacgtgatggtgacgtcagacgtaccctacgtacgtttcaccataactggcttcatcggggaTTTAAGTCATCCTGTATCCCAACACTTTAGTCATTGCAGCATGGGAGATTCAAAAAATATGTCTGTTCAGGGTATTGAACATGTACCTAGTCCCATCCGAGGTGGCAATAGATTAAGTATTCTAAACAGAAGAGAACTTTATTGGATATTTACCCTACAAACACGCATCCCATATGGCCTAAActcagattgggatattgggtcTCTTCTGTTGGATACTTGAATCTACAGTATGTCATATTAACTATATAAGTTTTCTTTACGTATGACAGAAGATGCAGAGAGTTATATTTAGTTATATTGTTAGGAATAGGCAGATTTATATGATATATGTCTTTGAGAGATATATTAACAagttatattatataaatatacggTCTCTTTTCACTATTCTCTCTGGGTAAGCGGAGCTAAACTATGTTATATTATACTATGTGTAATTATATCTCATCTTATTATATATGTTTGCTCCAGCAAAAAAACCTTACAATACTGTACAACTAGAAATGAGGATCTTAGTATTCTGATATCATAGGTTATCATTAATTGTTTTTAATCCATTTTCTATTgtgtttttaaaatgtttatgCATTACCTCATTGAGAGTGCTTTTTaccatttgttttcaataaagttttttttgttttgatacATGTGCACCACGGGACGCATAGTG from Ascaphus truei isolate aAscTru1 chromosome 21, aAscTru1.hap1, whole genome shotgun sequence includes the following:
- the LOC142472278 gene encoding uncharacterized protein LOC142472278, which encodes MFPNPNPTHIPILSHSTPCPKVSFSPLAANHANCIPITPTASPLHQPHPHYTNRIPITPTASPLHQLHPHYTNRIPITPTASPLHQPHPHYTNRIPITPTASPLHQPHPHYANRIPITPTASPLHQPHPHYTNRIPITPTASPSHQPHPHYTNRIPITPTASPLHQPHPHYTNRIPITPTASPSHQLHPHHTNRIPITPTASPLHQPHPHYTNRIPITPTASPLHQPHPHYTNRIPITPTASPLHQPHPHYTNRIPITPTASPLHQPHPHYTNRIPITPTASPLHQPHPHHTNRIPITPTASPLHQLHPHYTNRIPITPTASPLHQPHPHYTNRIPITPTASPLHQPHPHYTNRIPITPTASPLHQPHPHYTNRIPITPTASPSHQPHPHYTNRIPITPTASPLHQPHPHYTNRIPITPTASPLHQPHPHYANRIPITPTASPLHQPHPHYTNRIPITPTASPSHQPHPHYTNRIPITPTASPLHQPHPHYTNRIPITPTASPLHQPHPHYTNRIPITPTASPLHQLHPHYTNRIPITPTASPLHQPHPHYTNCIPITPTASPLHQPHPHYTNRIPITPTASPLHQPHPHHTNRIPITPTASPLHQPHPHYTNRIPITPTASPLHQPHPHYTNRIPITPTASPSHLSLSFSCALWNAQSVFNILTVIHDRFISNSLYLPAITDTLLTPLLWGFPQPHTQTRELTGQRNCHITFHCTFHAIPPLPTSVSHPSKSMVSLSFLPWTCISIS